The following are from one region of the Rhodopirellula sp. P2 genome:
- a CDS encoding GDSL-type esterase/lipase family protein, translated as MRLVALLTFLSVAAVQAHGDFPLRDAVECHPRAGLPNFIAKVKAGESVRVAYLGGSITAAPGWRIQSREWLQAQFPDATVNEIHAAIGGTGSDLGVFRLQRDALQHDPDLLFVEFAVNDGGAAPERIHRSMEGIIRQTWAANPATDICFVYTLTQPMLPDLKAGKMPRAASAMEDLADHYSIPSIHFGVEVARLESAGKLIFKAPKPADMAAEPMVFSTDGVHPHVETGHRLYTQTIARSWPQITAASQDAKPHAIGKPLREDNWEQAKMVAIQPEMLTGNWTKLPSDHALAKRFQRNMPELYQANEPGARLEFTFEGTHAGVFDLLGPDGGEVRVDLDGKQATRNRIDGYCTYHRMATLNVGSDLEPAQHTVKMELTPNQLDKREILFERNRGDFDAKPDKYQGRTWYASSLMLIGDLK; from the coding sequence ATGCGCCTTGTCGCTCTCCTGACGTTTCTCTCTGTCGCCGCGGTCCAGGCCCACGGAGACTTCCCTCTTCGCGACGCCGTGGAATGTCACCCACGTGCTGGGCTGCCAAACTTCATCGCCAAAGTCAAAGCGGGCGAGTCCGTTCGCGTGGCCTACCTCGGTGGCAGCATCACCGCCGCTCCGGGTTGGCGGATTCAATCGCGGGAGTGGTTGCAAGCACAATTCCCCGATGCCACCGTGAACGAGATCCATGCCGCGATTGGTGGCACCGGGTCCGACCTCGGTGTGTTTCGCCTGCAGCGTGATGCGTTGCAACACGATCCCGATTTGCTGTTCGTGGAGTTTGCAGTCAACGATGGCGGTGCCGCCCCGGAACGAATCCACCGTTCCATGGAGGGAATCATCCGGCAAACCTGGGCCGCGAATCCAGCGACCGACATCTGTTTTGTCTACACACTGACGCAGCCGATGCTGCCTGACTTGAAAGCCGGCAAGATGCCTCGTGCCGCCAGTGCGATGGAAGATTTGGCCGATCACTATTCCATCCCGTCGATTCATTTCGGCGTCGAAGTCGCCCGTTTGGAATCCGCCGGCAAACTCATTTTCAAAGCTCCGAAGCCCGCCGACATGGCTGCGGAACCGATGGTGTTCTCGACCGATGGCGTTCACCCCCACGTCGAAACGGGGCATCGTCTTTACACCCAAACCATCGCCCGATCATGGCCGCAGATCACCGCAGCAAGCCAAGACGCGAAGCCTCATGCGATCGGAAAGCCACTTCGCGAGGACAACTGGGAACAAGCCAAAATGGTGGCGATCCAGCCCGAGATGTTGACTGGGAACTGGACCAAACTCCCCTCGGATCATGCCTTGGCCAAACGCTTTCAACGGAACATGCCCGAACTCTATCAAGCGAACGAACCCGGCGCCCGCCTCGAATTCACGTTCGAGGGAACTCATGCCGGTGTGTTCGATCTACTGGGACCCGATGGGGGCGAAGTCCGTGTTGATCTCGATGGCAAGCAAGCCACTCGCAATCGAATCGATGGCTATTGCACCTACCACCGCATGGCAACTCTGAACGTTGGCTCGGATCTCGAACCTGCCCAGCACACCGTCAAAATGGAATTGACACCGAACCAACTGGACAAGCGAGAAATCCTCTTTGAACGCAACCGAGGCGACTTCGACGCCAAGCCCGACAAGTACCAAGGTCGCACCTGGTACGCATCCTCGCTGATGCTGATCGGTGACTTGAAGTGA
- a CDS encoding PepSY domain-containing protein has protein sequence MKSLLLSSLVATMLVPLGWTTTNVVNGQFAGGTWLSVIEIVQSLEKDGYGPFTELSMDDGNWEVETHKANESVELMVDPVTGKVLSEHHDDPDTPPPAGAMPLSKLLKTVKKNGNTQQIHEVSFERRYWEIEAFRNGQKRELHVDPITAKIIADRIDD, from the coding sequence ATGAAATCGCTACTGCTGAGTTCTCTCGTCGCCACAATGCTCGTCCCGCTCGGCTGGACCACCACCAACGTTGTCAACGGACAATTCGCTGGCGGCACGTGGCTCTCGGTGATCGAAATTGTCCAGAGTCTAGAAAAAGACGGATACGGCCCATTCACGGAACTCTCGATGGACGATGGCAACTGGGAAGTCGAAACGCACAAGGCAAACGAGTCCGTCGAACTGATGGTCGACCCGGTCACCGGCAAAGTGCTGTCCGAACATCACGATGATCCCGACACACCGCCACCCGCGGGCGCGATGCCGCTGTCGAAGTTGCTCAAAACGGTAAAAAAGAACGGCAACACTCAACAGATCCACGAAGTCTCTTTCGAACGTCGCTACTGGGAAATCGAAGCGTTCCGAAATGGACAAAAGCGAGAATTGCATGTTGATCCCATCACAGCCAAAATCATCGCGGATCGTATCGATGACTGA
- a CDS encoding sugar O-acetyltransferase: MKSEREKMLAGELYDASDPELAEARLVARERCHQLNHSSPREEALRRSILKELFASGGDSVWLEPPFHCDYGTNIHLGKQVYFNFDCVILDVCDVRIGDFVFIAPGVHIYTATHPLESHLRRTQEYGQPITIGNDVWIGGKAILCPGVTIGDRSVIGAGSVVTKDVPAGSLVAGNPAKVIREIT, from the coding sequence ATGAAATCCGAGAGAGAAAAAATGCTCGCCGGCGAGCTTTATGATGCGAGCGATCCAGAATTGGCGGAAGCCCGCCTGGTCGCTCGCGAACGTTGCCACCAGCTCAACCACAGCTCGCCTCGCGAAGAAGCACTTCGCCGCAGCATTTTGAAAGAACTGTTTGCCAGCGGCGGCGATTCGGTTTGGTTGGAACCTCCGTTCCACTGCGATTACGGGACGAACATCCATCTCGGCAAACAGGTTTACTTCAACTTCGATTGCGTGATCCTGGATGTCTGCGATGTGCGAATCGGAGACTTTGTCTTCATTGCTCCTGGCGTCCACATCTACACGGCAACGCATCCTCTCGAATCCCACCTGCGACGAACCCAAGAGTACGGCCAACCAATCACCATCGGGAACGACGTTTGGATCGGGGGGAAAGCAATCCTATGTCCGGGCGTCACCATCGGTGACCGCAGCGTGATCGGTGCCGGCAGCGTGGTGACCAAAGACGTGCCCGCTGGGTCTCTCGTCGCTGGCAATCCAGCCAAGGTGATCCGAGAAATCACTTAG
- the arsS gene encoding arsenosugar biosynthesis radical SAM (seleno)protein ArsS (Some members of this family are selenoproteins.), with product MQLSLLRSKSELANAAMQREILEGEGTPRQPTFNQKMLASGLGKLRATSIEVLQINVGKLCNQTCTHCHVDAGPDRRESMSRETAEQIIDVLANHDIPTLDITGGAPEMNPHFRWIVEQAHKRGRRVIDRCNLTILMANGFKDLPEFLAEHDVEVVASLPCYLEENCDSQRGDGVFRRSIDALRRLNELGYGIPGSRRKLSLVYNPIGLALPPQQDELEATYRRELKSRYDIVFSELHTITNLPISRFLDDLLKQGKLDEYLQALIDQFNPLTVEGVMCRSMVSVDWQGRLFDCDFNQMLNIELEPGMPGTIHDFDAERLSSRTIMTGRHCFGCTAGCGSSCQGAVLKPQSEFAS from the coding sequence ATGCAACTGTCACTTTTACGAAGCAAGAGCGAACTCGCCAACGCCGCGATGCAGCGAGAAATCCTCGAGGGAGAGGGGACGCCTCGGCAGCCCACCTTCAACCAGAAAATGCTCGCCAGCGGATTGGGGAAGCTTCGTGCCACCAGCATCGAAGTGCTGCAGATCAATGTGGGCAAATTATGCAACCAAACTTGCACTCATTGTCACGTGGATGCCGGTCCAGACCGTCGCGAGAGCATGTCACGCGAAACGGCGGAGCAAATCATCGATGTGCTGGCCAATCATGACATTCCAACGCTGGATATCACCGGTGGAGCGCCCGAAATGAATCCTCACTTCCGCTGGATCGTTGAGCAGGCTCACAAGCGAGGGCGACGTGTGATTGACCGCTGCAATTTGACGATTCTGATGGCCAATGGGTTCAAGGATTTGCCTGAGTTTTTGGCCGAACATGACGTGGAGGTGGTGGCTTCGTTGCCCTGTTACCTGGAAGAGAACTGTGACAGTCAGCGTGGCGACGGTGTGTTCCGACGATCCATCGATGCCTTGCGCCGTCTGAACGAACTGGGGTATGGGATTCCTGGATCACGCCGGAAGTTGTCGTTGGTTTACAACCCCATTGGGCTCGCCTTGCCACCGCAGCAAGATGAATTGGAAGCAACGTATCGACGTGAACTGAAGTCACGCTACGACATCGTGTTTTCCGAGTTGCACACGATCACCAACTTGCCCATCAGCCGATTCTTAGATGACCTGCTGAAGCAAGGCAAACTCGACGAGTATTTGCAGGCGTTGATCGATCAATTCAATCCGCTGACGGTCGAGGGGGTGATGTGCCGATCAATGGTGTCGGTTGATTGGCAAGGTCGACTGTTTGATTGTGATTTCAATCAGATGTTGAACATTGAACTGGAACCGGGGATGCCGGGGACCATTCATGACTTTGATGCCGAACGGCTCTCGAGTCGGACGATCATGACCGGACGCCATTGCTTTGGGTGCACAGCAGGTTGTGGGTCAAGTTGTCAGGGGGCGGTGTTGAAACCGCAGTCGGAATTTGCTTCTTGA
- a CDS encoding methyltransferase domain-containing protein, with product MKATLLDATQGTESSVYERYAAAAQAVEPALCCPVSYSADLLKVIPQEIIERDYGCGDPTPYVRSGETVLDLGSGGGKLCYIAAQAVGAEGRVIGVDCNREMLGLARKHAPTVAEQLGYANVDFRYGLIQDLALDLDLLAEDLSENPVHDSAGYLALRHAEERLRRERPLVADDSVDCVLSNCVLNLVRQQDRRQLFGEIFRVLRNGGRAAISDIVSDESVPERLQQAPELWSGCITGAFREDEFLKAFEEAGFHGIEIVKRQSEPWRTVEGIEFRSVTVVAYKGKQGPCRERGQAVAYRGPFKKVQDDDGHTYFRGERMAVCDKTYRLLQQEPYVNMFDAIAPREEVALEDAPPFDCRLNARRHPRETKGLEYHATTEETAGCGAEDRCC from the coding sequence ATGAAAGCAACATTGTTGGACGCAACACAGGGCACCGAGTCATCGGTGTACGAGCGGTACGCCGCTGCTGCTCAGGCTGTCGAGCCAGCGCTCTGCTGCCCGGTGAGCTACTCGGCTGATTTGCTCAAGGTGATCCCGCAAGAAATCATCGAACGAGATTATGGATGCGGTGACCCGACACCGTATGTTCGGTCGGGAGAAACGGTGTTGGATTTGGGCAGCGGGGGTGGCAAGTTGTGCTACATCGCGGCTCAAGCCGTGGGTGCCGAAGGACGGGTCATCGGGGTGGATTGCAACCGTGAAATGCTGGGGCTTGCTCGAAAGCATGCACCGACCGTGGCGGAGCAACTCGGGTATGCCAACGTGGACTTTCGCTATGGTTTGATTCAGGACTTGGCGTTGGACTTGGATTTGTTGGCGGAGGATTTGTCTGAGAATCCCGTCCACGATTCGGCGGGCTATCTCGCACTTCGTCACGCGGAAGAACGCTTGCGTCGCGAACGACCATTGGTCGCGGACGATTCGGTTGACTGCGTGCTTTCCAACTGTGTCCTGAATCTCGTTCGGCAACAGGATCGTCGACAATTGTTCGGGGAGATTTTTCGTGTCTTGCGGAACGGCGGACGGGCCGCCATCAGCGACATCGTCAGCGACGAATCGGTGCCTGAGCGATTGCAGCAGGCCCCCGAGCTTTGGTCGGGATGCATCACCGGGGCGTTTCGCGAGGACGAATTTCTGAAAGCGTTTGAAGAAGCTGGCTTTCACGGCATCGAGATCGTCAAGCGACAAAGTGAACCGTGGCGAACGGTGGAGGGAATTGAATTTCGTTCGGTGACGGTCGTGGCCTACAAGGGAAAGCAAGGCCCGTGTCGGGAACGTGGGCAAGCGGTTGCGTACCGCGGTCCCTTCAAAAAGGTGCAGGATGATGATGGTCACACCTACTTTCGCGGGGAGCGGATGGCGGTGTGTGACAAGACGTACCGCCTGCTTCAGCAAGAACCGTATGTCAACATGTTTGACGCGATCGCACCTCGTGAAGAGGTCGCCTTGGAAGATGCCCCGCCGTTTGACTGCCGACTCAACGCACGCCGCCATCCGCGAGAAACGAAGGGGCTGGAATACCACGCCACCACGGAAGAGACGGCTGGCTGCGGTGCTGAAGACCGTTGCTGTTAG
- a CDS encoding DUF547 domain-containing protein, which translates to MKKSVLLFAFFTMAMILSTPNSLAGAKVNVGQNIPAPQQISIDQINPSQWDALLKKYVNEKGEVNYAAWKQSAEDMQTLDAFLSHLSSANPKAQASVPAKLAFWINAYNAVTVRGILREYPTTSIKNHTAKLFGYNIWDDLLLTVGGQPFSLNQMEHEVLRKMGEPRIHFAIVCASRGCPRLLNEAYTATRLEAQLTTNTKVFFANPNNFQYDPAQRLFRLSSILDWFGSDFGSDQAGQLRRIAPYLPSQQAATAAAAGVGTVRYLDYDWGLNDQASSPNARR; encoded by the coding sequence ATGAAAAAGTCAGTGTTGCTGTTCGCCTTCTTCACCATGGCGATGATCCTATCCACCCCAAACAGCTTGGCTGGAGCCAAGGTCAACGTCGGACAAAACATTCCGGCACCGCAGCAGATCTCGATCGACCAAATCAACCCCAGCCAATGGGATGCCTTGCTCAAGAAATACGTCAACGAGAAGGGCGAGGTCAACTACGCGGCCTGGAAACAATCCGCCGAGGACATGCAAACCCTGGATGCGTTCCTCTCCCATTTGTCATCTGCCAACCCCAAAGCGCAGGCGAGTGTCCCCGCCAAGTTGGCATTTTGGATCAATGCCTACAACGCGGTGACCGTCCGAGGCATTCTCCGAGAATATCCCACCACCAGCATCAAAAATCACACCGCGAAGCTGTTTGGTTACAACATTTGGGATGACCTGCTGTTGACGGTTGGAGGCCAGCCGTTTTCGCTGAACCAAATGGAACACGAGGTACTACGCAAGATGGGTGAACCGCGGATTCACTTTGCAATCGTCTGTGCATCTCGCGGTTGCCCGCGACTGCTGAACGAAGCGTACACCGCCACTCGCCTGGAAGCACAATTGACGACCAACACCAAAGTCTTCTTCGCCAACCCCAACAACTTTCAGTACGATCCGGCACAGCGACTGTTTCGGTTGTCTTCCATCCTCGACTGGTTCGGCAGCGACTTTGGCAGCGATCAAGCGGGCCAACTTCGCAGGATCGCCCCCTACCTTCCGTCTCAACAGGCCGCCACCGCGGCGGCGGCAGGCGTTGGGACCGTCCGGTACTTGGACTATGACTGGGGACTGAACGACCAAGCCTCCTCACCCAACGCACGCCGTTGA
- a CDS encoding glycosyltransferase 87 family protein, with product MRRLTDLAPFLSARIQSTKLTGESTQTDEATSKQDFRLLVILAGWSTCLYGIIAFLSWQFDFDSVPIDRPIVAVLCLFTVGFACYLGAIRIAWRTKSDARTLQLIVGSAIVFRVVMLFSLPIQEVDIYRYLWDGAVSTAGVSPFRYSPQQVRLADSSPQQEDALRRLAEMREEDPALAEILHRVHFAELPTIYPPTSQAVFAAATLSTPSSSSLLTRLFVMKAWLIGFDLATVLVVIALLRQLALPTGLCVIYAWCPLLLKEVANSGHLDAIAVFLTTLSVYMFVRCLGSQTFLESGRRRIDPGRLSYVVLAGVVLAFGVGAKLYPIVLAPLILFALVRRRGWRFTLVPAATFILTTLALLSPIIPSQPASAGESQAHDPSLGVVTFLRRWEMNDFLFLIVIENLKPTAQRGPHETAWFTVIPESARESMVDSVSAQLNLAPAEVPFLVSRAITATIFLIIAVTLAWRSTPQDPKSFCESAFLTIAWFWLLCPTLNPWYWTWALPLLPFARGRAWLALSGLVFLYYLRFWLDAHFPTTAVLRSPYTGAAFFDFVVTWVEFGPWFVALAMGFLIRSHLKSTRFPSLPRRTRGHSH from the coding sequence ATGAGGCGACTCACGGACCTGGCACCGTTCCTCAGCGCAAGAATTCAGAGCACAAAATTGACGGGCGAATCAACACAAACGGATGAGGCAACATCCAAGCAGGACTTTCGCCTGTTGGTCATCCTCGCGGGGTGGTCGACCTGCCTGTACGGAATCATCGCGTTCCTGAGCTGGCAATTCGACTTTGACAGCGTCCCGATCGATCGTCCGATCGTGGCCGTGCTTTGCCTGTTCACCGTTGGGTTTGCGTGCTACCTCGGAGCGATTCGGATTGCGTGGCGCACCAAGTCGGATGCACGAACGCTCCAACTCATCGTCGGCTCCGCGATCGTGTTCCGTGTCGTGATGCTGTTCTCGCTGCCAATTCAAGAAGTCGACATCTATCGCTACCTCTGGGACGGCGCGGTCAGCACTGCCGGTGTCAGTCCCTTTCGCTACAGCCCTCAACAAGTCCGGCTTGCCGATTCTTCCCCCCAACAAGAAGACGCACTCCGGCGACTGGCCGAGATGCGAGAGGAAGATCCAGCACTAGCAGAAATTTTGCACCGAGTGCATTTCGCTGAACTGCCAACGATCTACCCTCCCACCAGTCAAGCCGTGTTTGCCGCGGCCACTCTCTCGACGCCTTCCTCCTCGTCGCTGCTGACGCGATTGTTTGTCATGAAGGCATGGCTGATCGGATTCGACCTAGCAACCGTGCTCGTCGTGATTGCACTCCTGCGTCAACTGGCACTCCCAACCGGACTGTGTGTCATCTATGCCTGGTGCCCGCTGCTCCTGAAGGAAGTGGCCAACAGTGGGCATTTGGATGCCATCGCAGTGTTCCTGACAACACTGAGCGTGTACATGTTCGTCCGCTGCCTCGGCAGCCAAACATTCCTTGAATCCGGCCGGAGAAGGATTGATCCAGGACGGTTGAGTTACGTCGTGCTCGCGGGAGTTGTGTTGGCATTCGGGGTCGGTGCGAAACTGTACCCCATCGTCCTGGCACCGCTGATCCTGTTTGCATTGGTCCGTCGCCGGGGCTGGCGTTTCACCCTTGTTCCCGCAGCCACCTTCATCCTCACAACCCTGGCCTTGCTTTCGCCAATCATCCCCTCCCAACCAGCTTCTGCAGGCGAATCACAAGCTCACGATCCGAGTCTTGGCGTCGTGACGTTTCTTCGTCGATGGGAAATGAACGACTTCCTGTTTCTCATCGTGATCGAGAACCTGAAACCAACGGCACAGCGAGGGCCACATGAAACCGCATGGTTCACTGTGATACCCGAATCGGCTCGCGAATCGATGGTGGACTCAGTCAGCGCACAACTCAACCTGGCTCCTGCCGAAGTTCCGTTCCTCGTCTCTCGTGCCATCACGGCGACGATCTTTTTGATCATCGCCGTGACCTTAGCATGGCGATCGACGCCCCAAGATCCCAAGAGTTTCTGTGAGTCCGCGTTCTTGACGATCGCTTGGTTTTGGTTGCTCTGCCCGACGCTGAACCCATGGTATTGGACATGGGCTCTGCCCCTGCTGCCTTTCGCCCGAGGCCGCGCGTGGCTGGCGCTCAGCGGCCTTGTGTTCCTCTACTACCTGAGATTCTGGCTGGACGCTCACTTCCCAACGACCGCAGTGCTTCGCTCCCCTTACACCGGCGCAGCCTTCTTTGATTTCGTCGTCACCTGGGTCGAATTTGGTCCCTGGTTTGTGGCTTTGGCCATGGGTTTTCTGATTCGGTCCCATCTGAAATCGACACGTTTTCCCAGCCTCCCTCGGCGAACGCGCGGTCACTCGCACTGA
- a CDS encoding carbon storage regulator: protein MLVLSRKPGQQLVIHIGNEVATIEVIRLQGNRVCLGITAANTIGIYREEIWSEHGVNGVVMDTEHHPVNTVA, encoded by the coding sequence ATGCTGGTCCTCTCAAGAAAACCCGGACAACAGTTGGTGATCCACATCGGCAATGAAGTGGCAACAATCGAAGTCATCCGCCTGCAAGGCAATCGAGTGTGCCTGGGAATCACGGCAGCGAACACGATCGGCATCTATCGCGAAGAGATTTGGTCCGAACATGGCGTCAACGGTGTCGTGATGGACACAGAACACCACCCCGTCAACACGGTCGCCTAA
- a CDS encoding thioredoxin family protein, with protein MKVTSFVRFTVSSFALVSLAGCTDAGAIAFRKASPTKVEVALAEPSVKPVAAEEAKHAETVPLKRTETLIATASARMPPRPSLVTLAPGEDLMAKVNSARGAVLIDFYADWCGPCQVQGRILRELENEAASLGALMIKVNIDDHPEIAQRFQVEGIPTLLSVKDGRVVGRKSGVADKRLLTNWMRSSSDVN; from the coding sequence ATGAAAGTCACATCGTTTGTTCGTTTCACTGTCTCGTCGTTCGCATTGGTGTCGTTGGCCGGTTGCACGGATGCGGGAGCGATTGCATTTCGCAAGGCTTCACCAACCAAGGTGGAGGTGGCACTGGCCGAACCGTCAGTGAAACCCGTCGCGGCAGAGGAAGCAAAGCATGCGGAGACGGTGCCCTTGAAGCGAACTGAAACTCTCATTGCAACCGCCTCTGCGAGAATGCCGCCTCGACCGTCTCTGGTCACCCTTGCCCCCGGTGAGGACTTGATGGCAAAGGTCAACAGCGCTCGTGGAGCCGTGCTGATTGATTTCTACGCTGATTGGTGTGGACCCTGTCAGGTTCAAGGACGGATTCTTCGCGAGTTGGAGAATGAAGCGGCAAGCTTGGGGGCATTGATGATCAAGGTCAACATTGATGACCATCCCGAGATCGCACAGCGATTTCAAGTCGAGGGAATACCGACCCTGCTGAGCGTCAAAGATGGACGCGTTGTGGGACGCAAGTCCGGGGTCGCTGACAAACGTCTGCTGACGAATTGGATGCGTTCGTCCTCGGACGTCAACTGA
- a CDS encoding glycosyltransferase family 2 protein, whose protein sequence is MNELDRYLRESVWVVIPALNEEKSIGLVLRDLPCVAGVIVVDNGCTDQTAVIAEQAGALVVREPQRGYGAACLRGLAKLDAMVRDGKANPQAVAFVDADYSDHSDRLPELVRPIASDNADFVLGSRLLGERERGAMPPQSVFGNQLACLLMRMLFGVRYTDLGPFRVINYRQLCELQMRDENFGWTIEMQIKASRLGLRSLEIPVPYRTRIGTSKISGTLSGSVKAGYKILFTIAKHGFLPHSNSPGVSFSKSAMSCSSER, encoded by the coding sequence ATGAACGAGCTCGACCGCTATCTGAGAGAATCGGTCTGGGTCGTCATCCCAGCACTCAACGAAGAAAAGTCCATCGGACTGGTCTTGCGTGACTTGCCCTGCGTCGCCGGAGTGATTGTCGTCGACAACGGCTGCACCGACCAAACCGCCGTCATTGCTGAGCAAGCCGGTGCGTTGGTGGTGCGGGAACCGCAACGCGGGTACGGCGCAGCATGCCTCCGGGGATTGGCAAAACTGGACGCCATGGTCCGTGACGGCAAAGCGAATCCCCAAGCGGTTGCCTTCGTCGATGCGGACTACAGCGACCACTCCGATCGCTTGCCTGAACTGGTCCGTCCAATCGCAAGCGACAACGCGGACTTCGTTCTCGGGTCCCGACTGCTAGGTGAACGTGAACGAGGCGCCATGCCTCCCCAGAGTGTTTTCGGAAACCAACTCGCTTGCCTTCTGATGCGAATGTTGTTTGGCGTTCGGTACACCGACCTAGGGCCCTTTCGAGTGATCAACTACAGACAGCTTTGCGAACTCCAAATGCGAGATGAGAACTTTGGTTGGACGATCGAAATGCAAATCAAAGCCTCCAGGCTTGGGCTGCGTTCGCTTGAAATCCCAGTGCCGTATCGCACCCGAATTGGCACCAGCAAAATCAGCGGCACGTTGAGCGGGTCCGTCAAAGCCGGCTACAAAATCCTATTCACGATCGCGAAACATGGGTTCCTGCCGCATTCGAATTCCCCTGGCGTGTCGTTCTCGAAATCCGCGATGTCCTGTTCAAGCGAACGTTGA
- a CDS encoding Crp/Fnr family transcriptional regulator, whose translation MPQQIWHLKTNELFTKLKPSQLEQLESRCRSRAFSARSPVYLPSQAADCVFLLASGLVKVCNLTSDGKQSILSFVEPGELFGELALFEAEQREEYVEAVEKSTVVMIPAAAIQELMVANHDVSIALTKMIGLRRHRVERRLKNLLFLSNRDRLVHLLLDLAEQFGSRNSEGIHLRIKLAHQEIANLMGSTRETVTILLGQLKSEGMVDLGRQRITLIQAERMAESVHRKTPTHMGAC comes from the coding sequence GTGCCGCAGCAAATCTGGCATTTGAAAACGAATGAGCTGTTCACAAAGCTGAAGCCAAGCCAATTGGAGCAACTTGAATCGCGATGTCGGTCGCGAGCGTTTTCCGCGCGTAGCCCGGTGTATTTGCCGAGCCAGGCCGCGGACTGCGTGTTCTTGCTGGCCAGTGGGCTGGTCAAGGTTTGTAATCTGACCAGCGATGGGAAGCAGTCCATTCTGTCCTTCGTTGAGCCGGGAGAGTTGTTTGGCGAGCTGGCTCTTTTCGAAGCGGAGCAGCGGGAGGAATATGTGGAGGCCGTGGAGAAATCGACTGTGGTGATGATTCCTGCCGCCGCCATTCAAGAGTTGATGGTTGCCAATCACGATGTTTCGATTGCTCTGACCAAGATGATCGGATTGCGTCGCCATCGCGTTGAACGGCGTTTGAAGAACCTGTTGTTCCTTTCCAATCGAGACCGCTTGGTTCATCTGTTGCTCGACCTCGCGGAGCAATTTGGGAGCCGCAATTCAGAAGGCATTCATCTTCGAATCAAGCTCGCACACCAAGAAATCGCCAATCTGATGGGCAGCACTCGTGAAACCGTCACCATCCTGCTCGGCCAATTGAAGTCCGAAGGGATGGTTGATCTGGGGCGGCAACGCATCACGTTGATTCAAGCCGAACGAATGGCGGAGTCTGTGCACCGGAAAACGCCAACGCACATGGGAGCGTGCTGA
- a CDS encoding sigma-70 family RNA polymerase sigma factor, with translation MEQSELPNSNPCRDPSAWVNEYGDALFRYALSRLRNPEFAEEVVQQTFLAGLEHQDQFSGVGSQQGWLMGILKRKIIDFVRQRNRSVQSEGQADTPDASDQWDTFFDRSGKWNPNVRETLLEPLDAVDRQEFWPVFQACLHSLPERQSRVFELREMKGLETEEICKELEISASNLWVLLHRARLRLANCIKVRWLQEKV, from the coding sequence ATGGAACAATCTGAATTGCCCAATTCCAACCCTTGTCGCGATCCGTCGGCTTGGGTGAACGAGTATGGCGACGCTCTGTTTCGCTATGCTTTGTCGCGGCTGCGCAATCCGGAATTTGCTGAGGAGGTGGTGCAGCAAACGTTTCTAGCTGGATTGGAGCATCAGGACCAGTTTTCCGGAGTGGGGTCCCAGCAGGGATGGCTGATGGGAATCCTGAAACGCAAAATCATTGACTTCGTCCGGCAACGGAATCGGTCCGTTCAGTCAGAGGGGCAAGCAGATACACCGGACGCAAGCGATCAGTGGGACACCTTCTTTGATCGAAGTGGGAAGTGGAATCCGAATGTCCGTGAGACCTTGCTGGAACCGCTTGATGCCGTTGACCGGCAGGAATTTTGGCCCGTCTTTCAAGCGTGTTTGCACTCACTGCCCGAGCGTCAGTCCCGTGTTTTCGAGCTGCGAGAGATGAAGGGGCTGGAGACCGAAGAAATTTGTAAGGAATTGGAGATCAGTGCGTCGAATCTGTGGGTGTTGCTGCATCGCGCACGTCTTCGTCTCGCCAATTGCATCAAAGTGCGTTGGCTCCAAGAAAAGGTTTAA